Within Takifugu rubripes chromosome 20, fTakRub1.2, whole genome shotgun sequence, the genomic segment cgagaggaagagcaggagataGAGACCCTCCAGGAGGCCGTCACATGGGACGGCAAGCCGCTTGGATCAGCACTCTTCTCTCCAGGTTCTGTCCATTTCTGACATTTATCTGCTTTATTAGATTATCTGGGCAGCATGGCtgtctctgacacacacccacccacacacacacacacacacctcgattCATTACAGCCTAACTGCTTAGTTGGGTTTATGCCCTCTTTAAATTAAAGCCCAGATAAACgagcacacaaacactggcGGATGTGAGCGGAGCAGCTCAAACTGCTCAttgaggaggaaatgaagacaCATTGTTTGCCAGCGTATTATCATGCGTGTGTGAGTGGTCATAAGGTTGCCTTTTAACGGGCTCATCTATAGGGACTCTGCTTCCCATCATTAGTAATTCAATTTGCTCTTTATTAGCAGCGCTTATCGGAGGCGCAGCCGGCTCCTTCGCTCCATATTTCCTCCACCTTTCGTGTTTCTCAGAACTTGAATCGGCCACTTTAATCAGACCTGCAAGTGTTcctgtgttgagctgcagcagagctgatgaagaggaggggcaGCTGAGACGGGACCAGTTAGAGGAGGAACGAGGCGGACAGACCCTGGAGTCCTGGAATAAAGCCTAATGCTAATAGTGATGGTTTTCCTAATGGCTTCTCACTCTATTGAGAGCGGAGATTACAACACGATGGGCTCGAGGTGTGTGGGGTGTACAGCGGAACCAGAGGCTTAAGGGGcaagacgaggaggagggggaccgTAAAAACAATGATTGCCTCCCATCAGGCTCGGCCCATATTCTACAGTTCGTTAAAACAATCCAATTTGCAAGTGGATAATTATGCATTAGCTCTTTTTTATCTAGTGTAGGGAGAGCCGTGCCAGGGCACGATAGCAGcagccctgcctgcctgttccTCCGCAAATTACCCGCTATCGCCACTTGTTCGCCATCATGGCTGAATTGGGCAATCAATTAAACTCCTCCCCCCTTATTGTCTGTGCGTGGGGCTTCCTGGGGACCGTGAGCAGCGACAGAGCCGGGatatgctgccccctgctggacatgAACACGTAGACGTGACCTGAGCTCACGTTACTACTCCGGATAATGATGGAAAAACTATGGCGCAGCAACATCACAGAAGCATCAGGAGCAGCTACGACAGAAGCAAAGATGATTTAACGAGATGCAGCTCCACATCCAGATGACTGCTGAGGATCCTTCAGAGGGCTGACCAGACAGACCAACCACACACCAGGACGAACCCAGAACCAATCCCGGGCCTGAACACACGTCAGCTGCTGCACGTGTTCATTCACAGGGTTTTCTAAAGTCTGAAACCGGCCTGAAGAGggagctgctgcacctgctcgtCAGTGGAGAGTCAGTTCAACTTTGAGTCCGACTCTAATTACTGAGTCTGGAGTGCGCCCCCACCCAGTGGGGGGCACATGGCAACAGTGGCCGGTGGCAGCATTAGCACAGCCTAGCATAGCACTGCTGTAATCAGCCACAATATTTGTGCCACTTTAACCAGGGATTTCCACACAAGAACCTAATTACAACAATCTTTCACAGTGCACTTATTAAAATAGTACTGGGAACTACTTTATATTAGTTGGTATAAAACATTTCCAGTGCTAATGTGAGATACAATTGTATTTTCTTATTAACAGTCTGCCAAGGATTGGCTTGAAAGTTATTCGATTTTGTCCAATGGAAAGATGTCAGAacttaataatgataattataaCGTATTAAATGCGTACctttaacaaataaaatgttcattatTTTAATTGGGGGTTATTAACTAATCACAGATTTTGTTACGTTGCTGCCTGTGTTTTGCTCAATAATCATTAAAAACAGGACACACAGACTAAAGAGTGTGCACTCCTTACTTGTCCTGGTGACAGAGGTGACGAGTCTTCTCAACTTGTGTCGACCAAAGGACACGAGCTCTCTGGAGGAGGTTCTCCGCGCTCCTGTGGGGCCCCTGAGGGAGGCGGGTGGTCGGCCCGGTGTGGTGAGCCTCCCCCCTGGGGTGCTGCTCACCTTCTCTGAACCGCTGCAGCCACAgaacaatgaagaaaagaaaaaagtgagaaGAAAAGTGCGGGGTGACGGATGCTGCCGCCTAGCGGTAGCAGACAGAACTACCGTGAAGAAACCAGCTAGATAAAGAACCCAAAGCAactgtgacaggaagcagccgggCATGTTTGCTAGGTGTCGGGCTTCAGTGCAACCTACTGTGAGAATCCACATATTCTCTTTTACAATGATAACTTCCCTTTTGGTCTCAGGTAGTTTTTGGAGGATCACGGTTACTGACCTATTAGCTGACCTGCGAATGATTTTCATCTGGCTGTGAAGCTTGAAGGGGCCAggcgagcaggaggaggagggggggcagggcagGATGGTGCGCAGGGTTCCAGATGAGAAGCCTTCTCGGACCCTGCGTTTGTCTGGTGTCCAGTAGAAGGACGATCTTCGTGGCACCGCTGGACCTGCCGCTGCCACAGCCTTCCAGCTGTAATGGCTACTCCTTGAGGAGGTGGCCacctccttttttgttttagcAGGGCAAGTCAGAGCTGTTTTGGCTTTCCTGAGGGTGTCATCTGTCTCCAGAGCTCTCTGGGGCAGAGGCAGCTTTGATGACATTGATTTTCGGGAGATTTTAGACTGAGCATAAGAGGAGACCCACTTGTACTTGGAGGCTTTAGGGGAGACACTGACCTGGGTTAGCCGCCGCGGAGGCTTCTTGCCAGGGGTTTTCTTCCAAACTGTAGACGCAACAGTGCTTTCAGCTCCAGGCTTTGAGGGTGGgagatcatttcctgttttgcctGCAGGAGTGGACACACTGCTACTTTGTCCTTTCACATTCTGGGTTTTGACCCAAACAAACTTTGAATTTGTGGAGACAGATTTAGTTGTCTGACAATGGCCGCTGTGACTGGAAAGGTTGCTGGGACGTTGCTTTGCTAATTTAGGCAGCGCAGCAACCGAGGGTGTGATCGTAGTAAGAACAGCTGGCGCTGCCGTGGCAACGGGGGCCAAACGGTGGCGCCTGTTTGGGTCGGTGCTCCCTGGTGGAAACACACGCCTGCTCTCAGCCATCAGCTGGGTTCCCTCGGTCGCTGAACATGACTCTGCTTTGCTGTGTTCATGGCGAGGAACCAACGGCTCGGCCTTTCTTGATACATTTGTGGTGACTGTGGCTGTGGTCCGGGTCACATCCCTGGGGCTGTGAGGGGCGCCCCCTGATGATACCGGGGGGGTCGCATCTCTGTGGTtgcaggaggtggagatgaaggGGTGTGCAGACTGTGGGCTTTTGTGTCTCAGTGAGTATTTTCTCTTCCAACTCCCGTGGTTCTGAGGAGGATCATTTCTCCCTCTGGAGCCGTAAGAGTGCCCCAAAATGGTGCCGTGAGCTCTCGATGATCGCTGAGCTTCCGGTGGCTGAACTCTTGTAAAAGGTGTATCGCCATGGATCCTTTTATGGTTGTCAATAAGATCTAAGACGGATGAAAAGGAGATAGATAACGACATGAAACTACACATATTAAAGGCACTTAATTGTCAGTTTCTGCATATCCTGGAAAACATCAATTAAATGCAAAAGGACTTCAAAAGACTTTAAAAGATTCTGTTACTTTATAACTATAATCCATGTATAGTTGCAGCAGTTGGTAGTTTATAAAACTAAAGCCTTGAATAAGATGATGAACTAACAAACGTCTTGAGATGGCCAACCTCACTACTTTTACTAAAATATCATTAACTATCATTAGTTTAGAGGACAGCGGGAGAGGCCAGACCTGGCGGGCCCCACATGCTGGACCGGGACTGTGACCTGCTGGATCGGAAACAGGAGCCCCCGCTGGACAGAGTGGTTGCTTAATGATCAAAGCCATTTCAACGATCATATAAAGGGCTTTGATCAGTAGACGATCACAGGTCAAAGTCTTTGATCTTGGCCCATTCTCAACGTTTTCCCAAAACTTCAGAAAAATGCGTTTAGAACTTTTCGAGTTCAGACGAAATGgtaaaaattacaaaaaacTCTAATACCAACATGACAGTTCTGAACCCATAAGGTTCAAAGTTCTGCTGTCGTTGAACGACCACTGGTAACGAATAAAGACATTGTGAGCCTTTTATATGAGAGTTTAATCATTATATAAACGGGCGGAAACCGCCTCTGGCTTGAATGAAGGATCTATACTCGTGTAAAATAGCACATTCGTAAAGATAGCTGAATCTAAATGAGACAGCTACTAAAATAGAACTTTCTGGATTTCTAACAAACCGGATTAAAACGTTACCTTGTAAAACCTCGATTTCTCTCTTGAGCGCCTCTCGTTCCTCCATGTTTACGGCCGATAAACGCGTCATCAAAAAGCGACACGAATCGGCGCTGACAGATGACGTCTGACAAGGCTTTTGGAATTCGATCTTTTTTCCTCACAGGTAGGGTTTGTTGTAGTTGGGGCGATTGTTTTGTGTTAGGGGATTTGAGGATCATACCACAACTTACTTGTAAACGTATAACAATGAATTAGTATGTGCTGTAACTTGCACTTTGCACCCGTCGTTGTTTGCTACCTGTAAGAAGAGCTGAAGGGGAATAATGAGCGACCTGTTGTACTTCCTGCTGTCGCCTTACTGGAAATAAGAACGTCGTCACAAAGTTATGCTGTCTGCGTTTGACAGCTATCAAATAAACTCATTTAGGGAAACAACACACGTTTAGttagagagacaggggagattTTAGAAGGGGTTGTGCGGTGGAGCCGAATCTTGATGCCGTCCGTCTGAagcgaaacaggaagtgaaagttcAGGCAGCTTAAACCACGTCAGAAGACAAACTTTAAAGTTGCCTTAGGAGCAGAGGTTCTGCTTCAAACGACAATGTTGACACAATTAATAGAATGAAAGATAGGTTATTTATACAGGTTGTTCATAAGGCATTATTTTTAAAGCTTGTATTTTTTGCTGTCAGGTGTTCAGTAAAGGTAGCTAATGTGTTGTTGCTAACAAGTTAGCCTGTCAAAAATATGCTGTTTTATGTCCgttctcttctccctctttaTGTTTCTTGTCCTTTACTTCTTTTGTCATTATGCTCAAATCTGATCTCTGATCTATAGTCGATAATTGAAATATGAGGCTCTGAGTTGAAGTAGTGGTGTGACATTATATCACTGCGTGAGTGTCAAAGCATTATTTAGTGTCATGACTGGACTGgtaaataaagataaacatgaaaataagaTAAATATGAAATCTGTAACAGctgaataaaaaaaggaaaagatagATATAGATTCATATGTTACATTGTGGGTTTTTATCTTGCAGCTTCACAAAGATGACATCAGACAAATTGTTCTTCATCTTAACCAGGAAACCCGACAAACTTCAACACATCAGCGCTGGACAAATATGCCACATCAGCCAATTCAAATACAGTTTATCATCTTCC encodes:
- the zc3h3 gene encoding zinc finger CCCH domain-containing protein 3 isoform X2 produces the protein MTRLSAVNMEEREALKREIEVLQDLIDNHKRIHGDTPFTRVQPPEAQRSSRAHGTILGHSYGSRGRNDPPQNHGSWKRKYSLRHKSPQSAHPFISTSCNHRDATPPVSSGGAPHSPRDVTRTTATVTTNVSRKAEPLVPRHEHSKAESCSATEGTQLMAESRRVFPPGSTDPNRRHRLAPVATAAPAVLTTITPSVAALPKLAKQRPSNLSSHSGHCQTTKSVSTNSKFVWVKTQNVKGQSSSVSTPAGKTGNDLPPSKPGAESTVASTVWKKTPGKKPPRRLTQVSVSPKASKYKWVSSYAQSKISRKSMSSKLPLPQRALETDDTLRKAKTALTCPAKTKKEVATSSRSSHYSWKAVAAAGPAVPRRSSFYWTPDKRRVREGFSSGTLRTILPCPPSSSCSPGPFKLHSQMKIIRSGSEKVSSTPGGRLTTPGRPPASLRGPTGARRTSSRELVSFGRHKLRRLVTSVTRTSPPSTFSSGALPDFGSSRYRSRRGPSAAHAHQDPPSLSWRARRVQSARSFLQSRLRTHQDTHPSSPQHWRGGSMCWIRGSLYRVSANKLSRTVASGPAVNRTGKSFSSTQTSMMTWNRCSSTRHLASRAVQRSLAIIRQARQKKQAKQYCMYYNRFGKCNRGNSCPYIHDPDKVAVCTRFLRGTCKKAEGICPFSHKVAKEKVTDAPRDPCVGQHGGLWDL
- the zc3h3 gene encoding zinc finger CCCH domain-containing protein 3 isoform X1 codes for the protein MTRLSAVNMEEREALKREIEVLQDLIDNHKRIHGDTPFTRVQPPEAQRSSRAHGTILGHSYGSRGRNDPPQNHGSWKRKYSLRHKSPQSAHPFISTSCNHRDATPPVSSGGAPHSPRDVTRTTATVTTNVSRKAEPLVPRHEHSKAESCSATEGTQLMAESRRVFPPGSTDPNRRHRLAPVATAAPAVLTTITPSVAALPKLAKQRPSNLSSHSGHCQTTKSVSTNSKFVWVKTQNVKGQSSSVSTPAGKTGNDLPPSKPGAESTVASTVWKKTPGKKPPRRLTQVSVSPKASKYKWVSSYAQSKISRKSMSSKLPLPQRALETDDTLRKAKTALTCPAKTKKEVATSSRSSHYSWKAVAAAGPAVPRRSSFYWTPDKRRVREGFSSGTLRTILPCPPSSSCSPGPFKLHSQMKIIRRSANSGSEKVSSTPGGRLTTPGRPPASLRGPTGARRTSSRELVSFGRHKLRRLVTSVTRTSPPSTFSSGALPDFGSSRYRSRRGPSAAHAHQDPPSLSWRARRVQSARSFLQSRLRTHQDTHPSSPQHWRGGSMCWIRGSLYRVSANKLSRTVASGPAVNRTGKSFSSTQTSMMTWNRCSSTRHLASRAVQRSLAIIRQARQKKQAKQYCMYYNRFGKCNRGNSCPYIHDPDKVAVCTRFLRGTCKKAEGICPFSHKVAKEKVTDAPRDPCVGQHGGLWDL